A region from the Spirochaeta thermophila DSM 6192 genome encodes:
- a CDS encoding NAD-dependent epimerase/dehydratase family protein: MRILFIGGTGNISSACVREAPAEGVETWILVRGSSDRPVPEGARVLLGDITDKDSIRDLLRPYSFDVVVDWVAYTPRDVERDLELFEGRTQRYVFISSASVYRRPAPGVFHRESDPRGNPFWDYAREKIRGEDLLLEAAPSRGIQPLIVRPSHTIGEGWIPTSFGSRDFTVPARILRGKPIVIHDDGLALWTLTHAEDFARAFVPLILKPSLRHAAYHITSPFAYTWEEIHERLAEALGKRSRVVYVPSRHIARLLPRQGASLMGDKRYTTLFDTSRLREEVPDVQFRIPLEEMISRSLAWYERHPEKQCIDSRLDEAIDRLVALQDRVESLWKEGEGVRSEG; the protein is encoded by the coding sequence ATGAGGATCTTGTTCATAGGGGGCACAGGGAACATCTCTTCCGCCTGCGTGAGGGAGGCGCCCGCAGAGGGGGTGGAGACATGGATCCTCGTTCGGGGCTCGTCTGACCGCCCTGTGCCGGAGGGAGCCCGCGTACTCCTTGGGGACATCACGGACAAGGATTCGATACGGGATCTCCTCCGGCCCTATTCCTTCGATGTAGTGGTGGACTGGGTGGCCTATACGCCTCGCGATGTGGAGCGGGATCTCGAGCTCTTCGAGGGGAGGACGCAGCGGTACGTCTTCATAAGCTCTGCCTCCGTGTATCGGAGACCTGCACCCGGGGTGTTCCATCGGGAGAGCGACCCCCGCGGGAACCCCTTCTGGGACTACGCGAGGGAAAAGATCCGGGGAGAGGACCTCCTCCTCGAGGCGGCACCTTCCCGGGGGATCCAGCCGCTCATCGTGCGGCCCTCCCACACCATAGGGGAGGGATGGATTCCCACATCGTTCGGGTCGCGCGACTTTACGGTGCCCGCGCGTATCCTTCGCGGAAAGCCGATCGTGATCCACGATGATGGGCTCGCCCTCTGGACGCTCACCCATGCCGAGGACTTCGCGAGGGCCTTCGTCCCTCTCATCCTCAAACCCTCACTCCGCCATGCGGCCTATCACATCACCTCTCCCTTCGCCTATACCTGGGAGGAGATACACGAGCGCCTCGCGGAGGCCCTCGGAAAGCGCTCCCGGGTGGTCTACGTCCCCTCACGCCACATCGCCCGCCTCCTTCCCAGACAGGGGGCGAGTCTCATGGGGGACAAGCGGTACACCACCCTCTTCGATACCTCCCGTCTCAGGGAGGAGGTGCCCGACGTGCAATTCCGCATCCCTCTCGAGGAGATGATCTCCCGGTCGCTCGCGTGGTACGAGAGGCATCCGGAGAAGCAATGCATCGACTCCCGTCTGGATGAAGCTATCGACAGGCTCGTCGCCCTCCAGGATCGGGTGGAGTCCCTGTGGAAAGAGGGTGAGGGTGTCAGATCTGAAGGGTGA
- the recR gene encoding recombination mediator RecR, producing MNSLEVLIGHLSRLPGVGKKSASRIAHWLLKADRAFVQALGRLIMELPDRVKRCSRCGMYSDATLCEICSDPARDHGTICVVEQPSDVWAIEATHTYRGLYHVLHGAIAPLEGVRPEDLTIDALVRRLEREPVEEVIIATNPTVEGDTTALYLVRLLKDWGGKVSRLALGLPVGGDLEYADRVTLARALEGRQRISSGEGDG from the coding sequence GGGGTGGGGAAGAAGAGTGCGAGCAGGATCGCCCATTGGTTGCTCAAGGCGGACAGGGCGTTCGTACAAGCCCTGGGTCGGCTCATCATGGAGCTCCCGGATCGCGTGAAGCGGTGCAGCCGGTGTGGCATGTACTCGGATGCGACTCTCTGCGAGATATGTAGTGACCCTGCACGTGACCATGGGACCATATGTGTGGTGGAACAGCCCTCTGATGTGTGGGCGATCGAGGCGACGCATACGTACAGGGGCCTCTATCACGTCCTGCACGGCGCCATCGCCCCCCTGGAGGGGGTTCGCCCCGAGGACCTCACCATCGATGCCCTCGTGAGACGCCTCGAGAGGGAACCGGTGGAAGAGGTGATCATCGCCACCAATCCCACGGTGGAGGGCGATACCACCGCTCTCTATCTCGTCAGGCTCCTCAAGGACTGGGGGGGGAAGGTCTCCCGTCTCGCACTGGGACTCCCGGTGGGTGGAGACCTCGAGTACGCCGACAGGGTCACGCTCGCGCGGGCGCTTGAGGGCCGTCAGCGCATTTCCTCCGGGGAGGGGGACGGATGA